A portion of the Acidisarcina polymorpha genome contains these proteins:
- a CDS encoding TIM barrel protein, with amino-acid sequence MVCAPGRVAHTTPLSCKPEHQECTIPDKRLTTVDSNVQLQAAVDNLKRASDVAESSGIKIVIEPIDLIENPTIFLTSVRDGFDIVRAVNRSNVKVLYDFYHEQRGGGNLIEKLEQSIEWVGLVHIADVPGRHEPSTGEIDYTNIYRSLGKLHYDRFIAMEYAPTSDPVASLRKTRIEAQQAIAQGRIVA; translated from the coding sequence GTGGTATGTGCACCGGGCCGGGTTGCACATACCACCCCTTTATCATGCAAACCTGAGCATCAGGAATGCACGATTCCCGACAAACGCCTCACTACGGTCGATTCAAACGTTCAGCTCCAGGCAGCGGTCGATAACCTGAAGCGTGCCTCCGATGTGGCCGAATCAAGCGGCATTAAAATCGTGATTGAGCCGATCGATCTGATCGAGAACCCCACCATCTTCCTTACATCGGTACGCGACGGCTTTGATATCGTGCGAGCTGTCAACCGCTCCAACGTCAAGGTGTTGTACGACTTCTATCACGAGCAACGCGGCGGCGGTAACCTGATCGAGAAGCTGGAACAAAGCATCGAATGGGTCGGCCTGGTACACATCGCAGACGTTCCCGGACGGCATGAGCCGAGCACAGGCGAAATCGACTACACCAACATCTACCGCAGTCTGGGTAAGCTGCACTATGACCGCTTCATCGCCATGGAGTATGCGCCGACATCTGATCCTGTCGCTTCGCTGCGGAAGACCAGGATCGAAGCGCAGCAGGCCATTGCCCAAGGTCGTATCGTCGCCTGA
- a CDS encoding LacI family DNA-binding transcriptional regulator, protein MDMTKSSGSITLVDVAREAGVSLKTASRVLNREVSVSGDTLERVQSAMARLGYRPNELARGLKAKKSATIGMVVKNLADPFAANVVKAVQDVARANGYIVILANSGWDPEVERSEVESLIRHQVEGLIISPLGGSKSTFLDIIPPGFHVVTLDQPIRKAAFDSVMINNRQSASDAVQHLLGHGYDRVVALSTRPWLHTSMERIAGYRDAMRERGFESLVASVDHESFITKEWLGGVLKEHKANALISMNWVCTIAALRGLKQNGKRPLRDIAFISFDDFELADTIQPTVSAVRQPTEEFGYEAAQLLFQRLRGTSQQRRRTIALPTTFIPRESCGCRL, encoded by the coding sequence ATGGATATGACCAAGAGTTCCGGTTCGATCACGTTGGTGGATGTCGCCCGCGAGGCAGGCGTGTCACTCAAGACCGCGTCGCGCGTTCTCAACCGAGAAGTGTCGGTCAGCGGAGACACGCTCGAACGGGTGCAAAGTGCCATGGCTCGCCTTGGCTATCGCCCCAATGAGCTCGCTCGAGGCCTGAAGGCGAAGAAGTCCGCCACGATCGGTATGGTGGTCAAGAACTTGGCTGACCCGTTTGCTGCCAATGTGGTTAAGGCGGTTCAGGACGTTGCTCGCGCCAATGGCTACATCGTTATCCTGGCTAATTCTGGGTGGGATCCCGAGGTCGAACGGTCCGAGGTAGAGAGTTTAATCCGGCACCAAGTTGAAGGTCTTATCATCTCTCCCCTTGGCGGTTCCAAAAGCACCTTTCTGGACATAATCCCTCCGGGCTTCCATGTTGTCACACTCGACCAGCCAATCCGGAAGGCTGCGTTCGATTCAGTGATGATTAACAACCGTCAGAGCGCCAGCGATGCAGTTCAGCATCTCTTGGGGCACGGTTATGACCGGGTCGTTGCGCTTTCGACTCGCCCATGGCTCCACACCTCTATGGAACGGATAGCTGGATACCGGGATGCTATGCGAGAGAGAGGTTTTGAATCTTTGGTTGCGTCTGTAGATCATGAGAGTTTCATCACCAAAGAGTGGCTGGGCGGAGTTCTGAAAGAGCACAAGGCCAATGCACTGATCAGCATGAACTGGGTCTGTACCATTGCAGCCTTGCGCGGACTGAAGCAGAATGGCAAGCGCCCGCTTCGAGACATTGCTTTTATTTCATTTGATGACTTCGAGTTGGCCGATACGATCCAGCCGACGGTATCCGCAGTTCGACAGCCCACTGAGGAGTTCGGTTATGAGGCAGCTCAATTGCTCTTTCAGCGACTCAGGGGTACAAGTCAACAGAGGCGACGTACCATCGCGCTGCCCACCACGTTCATTCCCCGCGAATCCTGCGGGTGCAGGCTCTAA
- the galA gene encoding beta-galactosidase GalA, whose product MNKQFTRRTLMKTGIAASTFLIGPNNLAFGTPTSGSEPVEADSGSLQLVAATGISQSPRQRSLLDFGWRFHLGDANEAMKDFRYGAPTREGTFAKAGQNWLHNAEDRPLQHSFDDSAWPVIDVPHDWAVDLPFEPIEGLYGSVHAAHGGKALGREYPSTSIGWYQRTFEIPASDEGLRISIEFDGVFRDSIVLFNGFYIGRNLSGYAPFSFDVTDYVKYGGSNVITIRVDATLNEGWYYEGAGIYRHTWLVKTHPLHVAQWGTCVRSEVRGKGARVFVETQLMNESDTPAHGRLISKILTADGVLVATVPARPFELPAWRTATLTSQVLLTEASLWSVEEPHLYKVATQVESGGHTVDEHGTTFGIRSIRFDPDKGFFLNGKSVKIKGTCSHQDHAGVGIGVPDRMHYDRVALLQQMGSNGWRTAHNPVAAEVLDACDQLGMMVMAETRIMSSTPKGLSELERMVKRDRNHPSIILWSLANEEYFYQGTPTGARIIASMKRVTKGLDPTRPVTGAMNGSWGRGMSHVVDVQGFNYFNGGVPDEKRPAGRPDAADIDEFHAKFPKLPTIGTEMANGKSVRGIYETDPKRGYVAAYKSGCADYKTPAETWWTIFDERPFLAGGFSWAGFDYRGEPTPYDHVATGSQSGILDICGFPKDIYFYYKAWWGPDSVLHLFPHWNWQGKEGQAIDVRCYSNLDSVELFVNGVSGGAQSPKRNSHLYWSVVYTPGVIEARGMKRGKVVLIARPETTGAPAQLALLPNRTSFQADGEDVISVAVEVRDAKGRLVPTHCSNVSFLLSGAGRIIGVGNGDPSTREADRPASATSAERSAFSGQCMVFVQSAKRAGAVELRASCDGLTGSIVTFQSMPGAARPAVA is encoded by the coding sequence ATGAATAAGCAGTTCACGCGCCGCACCCTGATGAAGACCGGTATCGCCGCCTCTACCTTCTTGATCGGTCCGAACAATCTCGCCTTCGGAACGCCCACATCCGGCAGCGAACCGGTTGAGGCAGACAGTGGCTCCCTGCAGCTGGTTGCCGCCACGGGTATCTCGCAGTCGCCCCGCCAGCGTTCGCTCCTGGACTTTGGTTGGCGCTTTCACCTGGGCGATGCGAATGAGGCCATGAAGGACTTCCGCTACGGAGCACCCACTCGCGAAGGCACCTTTGCCAAGGCGGGGCAGAACTGGTTGCACAACGCCGAGGACCGTCCGCTGCAGCACAGCTTCGATGACAGTGCCTGGCCCGTGATCGACGTGCCGCATGACTGGGCAGTGGATCTACCCTTTGAGCCGATCGAGGGTCTGTACGGATCTGTTCACGCCGCCCATGGCGGCAAGGCGCTTGGCCGAGAGTATCCCTCCACCAGCATCGGCTGGTACCAGCGCACGTTTGAGATACCGGCGTCGGACGAGGGGCTACGTATCTCCATTGAGTTCGACGGTGTGTTCCGCGACTCCATCGTGTTGTTTAACGGATTCTATATTGGACGCAATCTCAGCGGCTATGCGCCGTTCAGCTTCGACGTGACAGATTACGTCAAGTATGGCGGCAGCAACGTCATCACCATCCGTGTGGATGCGACGCTGAATGAGGGCTGGTACTACGAGGGAGCCGGCATCTACCGGCACACATGGCTGGTAAAGACTCATCCGCTGCACGTGGCGCAGTGGGGCACCTGTGTGCGCAGTGAGGTTCGCGGCAAAGGCGCGCGCGTCTTCGTGGAAACGCAGCTGATGAACGAGAGCGATACGCCAGCCCACGGCCGGCTCATCTCGAAGATACTGACCGCGGACGGCGTGCTGGTGGCAACAGTTCCGGCTCGCCCATTCGAGCTTCCAGCGTGGCGAACGGCAACGCTCACAAGCCAGGTGCTGCTTACGGAGGCCAGTTTGTGGTCCGTGGAAGAGCCACACCTGTACAAGGTTGCCACGCAGGTGGAGAGCGGCGGCCACACCGTGGACGAACATGGCACGACCTTTGGCATCCGGTCCATCCGCTTTGACCCGGACAAGGGCTTCTTCCTGAACGGCAAGAGCGTCAAGATCAAGGGCACATGCAGCCACCAGGACCATGCCGGTGTGGGCATAGGCGTGCCGGACCGCATGCACTACGACCGGGTCGCACTGTTGCAGCAGATGGGATCCAACGGCTGGCGTACCGCGCACAACCCCGTGGCGGCAGAGGTTCTGGATGCTTGTGACCAGCTGGGCATGATGGTCATGGCAGAGACCCGCATCATGTCGTCCACACCAAAGGGCCTCAGCGAACTGGAGCGCATGGTCAAGCGCGACCGCAACCATCCCAGCATCATCCTCTGGTCCCTCGCCAACGAGGAATACTTCTACCAAGGAACTCCCACGGGTGCGCGGATCATTGCGTCCATGAAGCGCGTGACAAAGGGACTTGATCCCACGCGGCCGGTCACCGGCGCCATGAACGGAAGTTGGGGTAGGGGCATGTCCCACGTTGTGGACGTACAGGGCTTCAACTACTTCAACGGCGGTGTTCCCGACGAGAAGCGGCCGGCTGGCCGCCCGGACGCCGCGGACATAGACGAGTTCCACGCCAAGTTCCCGAAGCTGCCCACCATCGGCACGGAGATGGCGAATGGCAAGAGCGTTCGCGGCATCTATGAGACGGACCCGAAACGCGGCTATGTGGCTGCCTACAAATCAGGTTGTGCGGACTACAAAACTCCCGCCGAAACGTGGTGGACCATCTTCGACGAGAGGCCATTCCTGGCCGGCGGCTTCAGCTGGGCCGGGTTCGATTACCGCGGCGAGCCCACACCGTACGATCATGTCGCAACCGGATCACAGTCCGGCATCCTTGACATATGCGGCTTTCCAAAGGATATCTACTTCTATTACAAGGCGTGGTGGGGTCCGGATTCTGTGCTGCACCTCTTTCCCCATTGGAACTGGCAGGGTAAAGAGGGCCAAGCGATCGATGTGCGGTGTTACTCCAACTTGGACAGCGTGGAGCTCTTCGTCAACGGCGTTAGCGGTGGCGCGCAATCCCCGAAGCGTAATTCCCACCTGTACTGGAGTGTGGTCTATACGCCCGGCGTGATCGAAGCGCGCGGCATGAAGCGCGGCAAAGTTGTGCTCATCGCACGGCCGGAGACGACCGGTGCGCCGGCGCAACTGGCGCTGCTGCCGAACCGGACTTCCTTCCAGGCGGACGGAGAAGACGTGATCTCCGTCGCGGTGGAGGTGCGGGACGCAAAGGGGCGCCTGGTTCCAACGCACTGCAGCAACGTCAGCTTCCTCCTTTCCGGCGCGGGCAGGATCATCGGCGTAGGTAATGGCGATCCCAGCACTCGCGAGGCAGACCGGCCCGCGTCGGCAACCTCCGCGGAGAGAAGCGCATTCAGCGGCCAATGCATGGTTTTTGTGCAGTCGGCAAAGCGGGCAGGAGCCGTGGAGCTGCGAGCCTCCTGTGACGGTTTAACCGGGTCGATTGTGACATTTCAAAGTATGCCGGGCGCGGCCAGGCCGGCAGTCGCTTGA
- a CDS encoding GH92 family glycosyl hydrolase: MKIPKLLILIPLLLSSALAVVAQKRPVEYVNTFLGTAPLTDPADIGFKPPWRVWAGLVFPGASVPNAMLQLSPITKFGSGAGYEYENNVIYAFAHTNKGHWNLCNIPMLPVSGDVNPEDFGSPFSHAKESAHPGYYQVYLDRYGINAELTSTLRTGFHRYTYNDNAQPKKLIVNLARSDERIRDWKIEQDGDNAFKGVQVASEKVYFYAVSNYKIKQIEMLKGEKAQLPVVDFAAGSGPVEIRIGLSFVSSDNAKENLQKELGNKSFDTVKAEASATWQALLSKIQVSGGTERQKELFYSCLYRSFLWPALRSDVNGDHVDEKGAVVKANFQYYTLPSLWDDYRNKLVLLGMISPDVTVDVIRSLIERGEKTGFIPTFFHGDHAAPFIAGSYLRGLRGYDVRSAYNLLLRNATVEGGTRPYIGEYMEKGFISDPDVANPVVETKGKAGVTKTLEYSYDDYSVALLAKELNDQPNYDMLMKRSQNYKHMFDPSTGLMRGRLDNGEWIKNFNPQYPYYEYMYREANAWESSFFAPHDTDGLIGLYKSKADFEQHLDSLFTIPWNPNYIAENINSFIGQYCQGNQPDHSFPFLYYFVGKPEKSQAILNTIMSRFYGMGEQGLALSGMDDAGEMSSWYVFTAIGLYPYSPADPRYIVSVPLFQTTTFRLNESKALTIVKKNAGERITGIKVGGKKLDGYFVEHRDLEAGKELVIATQ, translated from the coding sequence GTGAAGATACCAAAGCTCCTGATTTTGATTCCGCTTCTGCTTTCAAGCGCGCTCGCCGTCGTCGCCCAGAAGCGGCCCGTGGAGTACGTCAACACTTTTCTTGGGACCGCCCCGCTGACCGATCCGGCGGACATCGGGTTCAAACCGCCATGGCGTGTGTGGGCCGGCCTTGTCTTTCCTGGAGCGTCCGTACCCAACGCGATGCTTCAGCTCAGTCCCATTACCAAGTTCGGCAGCGGCGCCGGTTACGAGTACGAGAACAACGTGATCTATGCCTTTGCGCACACCAACAAGGGGCATTGGAACCTGTGCAACATTCCCATGCTGCCGGTCAGCGGCGACGTCAATCCGGAGGACTTTGGCTCACCCTTCAGCCACGCGAAAGAATCGGCGCATCCCGGTTACTACCAGGTCTATCTCGATCGGTACGGCATCAACGCCGAGCTGACCTCTACGCTCAGGACCGGCTTTCACCGCTATACCTACAACGACAACGCTCAGCCGAAGAAGCTGATCGTGAACCTTGCGCGTTCCGACGAACGCATCCGCGACTGGAAGATCGAGCAGGACGGCGACAACGCATTCAAGGGCGTTCAGGTTGCGAGCGAGAAGGTCTACTTCTACGCCGTGTCAAACTACAAGATCAAACAGATCGAGATGCTGAAAGGCGAGAAGGCACAATTGCCCGTCGTTGACTTCGCCGCGGGCAGCGGTCCGGTGGAGATCAGGATCGGGCTGTCGTTTGTGAGCTCGGACAACGCAAAAGAAAATCTTCAGAAGGAACTTGGCAATAAGAGCTTCGACACCGTTAAGGCAGAGGCATCCGCCACCTGGCAGGCACTCCTGTCGAAGATACAGGTTTCCGGTGGCACGGAACGTCAGAAGGAGCTGTTCTACTCCTGCCTGTACCGTTCATTCCTGTGGCCCGCCTTACGGAGCGACGTGAACGGCGATCACGTGGACGAGAAGGGCGCGGTGGTCAAGGCGAACTTCCAGTACTACACGCTGCCATCCCTCTGGGACGACTACCGGAACAAGCTGGTCCTGCTTGGCATGATCTCTCCGGACGTGACGGTGGACGTCATCCGCTCTCTCATCGAACGCGGTGAAAAGACCGGCTTCATTCCAACGTTCTTTCATGGCGACCACGCGGCACCCTTCATTGCAGGCTCCTATCTGCGTGGGCTTCGGGGCTACGACGTCCGCAGCGCTTACAACCTGCTGCTCCGCAATGCCACTGTGGAGGGGGGCACCCGACCGTACATCGGCGAGTACATGGAGAAGGGGTTCATCTCCGATCCGGACGTGGCGAACCCGGTGGTGGAGACCAAGGGCAAAGCAGGTGTCACCAAAACACTGGAATATTCGTACGACGATTATTCCGTGGCCCTGCTTGCGAAGGAGTTGAACGACCAACCGAACTACGACATGCTGATGAAGCGGTCACAAAACTACAAGCATATGTTCGATCCGTCCACGGGTCTGATGCGCGGCCGACTTGATAATGGCGAGTGGATCAAGAACTTCAACCCGCAATACCCGTACTACGAGTACATGTACCGTGAAGCCAACGCATGGGAATCATCCTTCTTCGCGCCGCACGACACGGACGGTCTGATCGGCCTGTACAAGAGCAAGGCAGACTTCGAACAACACCTCGACTCCTTGTTCACCATCCCCTGGAACCCCAACTACATTGCGGAGAACATCAACTCGTTCATCGGGCAATACTGCCAGGGAAACCAGCCCGACCATAGCTTCCCCTTCCTGTATTACTTCGTGGGCAAGCCGGAGAAGTCTCAGGCCATCCTGAACACCATCATGAGCCGCTTCTATGGCATGGGTGAGCAGGGGTTAGCCTTGTCTGGAATGGACGATGCCGGAGAGATGTCGTCATGGTACGTGTTTACTGCAATCGGGTTGTACCCGTACTCTCCCGCGGATCCGAGGTACATTGTTTCCGTGCCTCTGTTTCAGACAACCACGTTCCGTCTGAATGAAAGCAAGGCACTCACCATCGTGAAGAAGAACGCAGGCGAACGGATCACCGGCATTAAGGTCGGCGGGAAGAAGCTGGATGGCTACTTCGTCGAGCACCGCGATCTTGAGGCCGGCAAGGAACTCGTCATCGCAACGCAGTAG